The genomic stretch GCCGGCGAAGGGCCCAAGCTTTCGCCCCGCCTGCTCGATGCCGATCTGGAAGGCTTCACCCCGCATCCCGAACGGTACGAGGCGGTGTACGAGACCGTGCGCAAATGCGTGGCGCGCCTGCCCGATGGTGTGACCATGCTCGGCTTTGCGGGCAGTCCGTGGACCGTGGCGACCTACATGGTGAACGGCGAGGGGAGCCGCGATCAGCATGATACGCGCGCGCTTGCCTATCGCGACCGCGGACGTTTCCAGGCGATCATCGATGCGATAACCGCCGAGACGGTCACCTACCTGCGTGGCCAGATCGATGCCGGGGCCGAAGCGGTGCAGTTGTTCGACAGCTGGGCTGGCAGTCTTGCCCCTGATGAATTCGAACGCTGGGTGGTCGCGCCCAATGCGCGGATCGTTTCCGAGCTGAAGCAATCGCATCCTGAAACCCCGATCATCGGTTTTCCCAAGGGTGCAGGCGCCAAGCTGGTCGACTATGCCCGCGAAACGGGTGTCGATGCGATCGGCATGGACGAAACGCTCGATCCGGTATGGGTCAACGAGAACCTGCCCGACGGGATGCCCGTCCAGGGCAACCTCGATCCCTTGCTGCTGCTGGCAGGCGGTGAACCCCTGACTGAGCGGATCCGCTTCATTCTCGATACCTTTGCCGACCGCCCCCATGTTTTCAACCTCGGCCATGGCATCGGCCAACATACGCCGATCGAAAATGTCGAGCGGCTGGTGGCCACCGTCAGGGGGTGAAATTCCGGGCCGACCGCACTAGATCGGCCCCATGCAGGATGTTCTCGCGATGACCTATTTCTGGCTCAAGGCAGGCCACATCATCTTCGTCATCTTCTGGATGGCCGGATTGTTCATGCTGCCGCGCCTGTTCGTCTATCACCAGGAAGCGCCTGAAGGATCGGAAGAGGCAGCCCGCTATGTCGAGCGCGAGCGGCGCCTGCTCAAGATCATCCTGCTGCCTTCCATCATCGTGGTCTGGGTGCTGGGCCTGATGCTGGCCATGACTACCGGAGCTTTCAGTCAGGGCTGGTTCCATGCCAAGCTGCTCTTCGTGATCGTGCTGTCGGGCTATCACGGCTGGCTGTCGGCCTATGCGAAGAAGCTGGCTCGCGGCGAACGCAGCATGGATGGCAAGACCCTGCGCCTGCTGAACGAAGTGCCCGGCCTCGCCGCCGTGGTCATCGTCATACTGGTGGTGATCAAGCCCTTCTGACGAATTAGCGCCACGGCCCGACGAACGCCGATTGACGGCGGCGCGGGCGAATCGTATTTTATACCCACCTTACCGGTTCAGGCTTCGCATCCCGCGCAGCCAAGTCCGCTTTCTCCAAGCCCGGCCTCTCCATCAACAGGGAGGGGCGACTGCGTCCCAGGCGCAGTTCACGACTTGCCGGCCATCCCAACTGGAATCGAAGAATATGCATCTCAAGGAATTGAAACAGAAAACCCCGGCCGAGCTGGTCAGCATGGCCGAAGAGCTTGGTGTAGAAGGCGCGTCGACCATGCGCCGCCAGGACTTGATGTTCTGCATCCTGCGCGAACTCGCCGAGGATGAGGAATACGAAGAAAAGATCATGGGTATCGGCACGATCGAGGTGCTGCAGGACGGCTTCGGCTTCCTGCGCAGCCCCGAGGCGAACTATCTCGCCGGTCCCGACGATATCTATGTCTCGCCCAACCAGATCCGCAAATGGGGCCTGCGTACCGGCGATACGGTCGAAGGCGAAATCCGTGCACCCAAGGAAGGCGAGCGTTATTTCGCGCTTACCAGCCTCACCAGCGTGAATTTCGACGATCCGGAGGCCGTGCGCCATCGGACCAATTTCGACAACCTCACGCCGCTCTATCCGGACGAGAAGCTGACACTCGACACGCTCGATCCGACGGTAAAGGACAAGTCGGCCCGTGTGATCGACATCATCGCGCCGCAGGGCAAGGGCCAGCGCGCCCTGATCGTTGCGCCGCCGCGTACGGGTAAGACCGTGCTGTTGCAGAACATCGCCAAGGCAATCACCGACAACCACCCGGAAGTGTTCCTGCTGGTCCTGCTGGTCGACGAACGTCCGGAAGAAGTCACCGACATGCAGCGCAGCGTGAACGGCGAAGTCATCTCCTCGACCTTCGACGAACCTGCCAACCGCCACGTCCAGGTCGCCGAAATGGTGATCGAGAAGGCCAAGCGCCTCGTCGAGCACAAGAAGGACGTTGTCATCCTGCTCGACTCGATCACGCGTCTCGGCCGCGCCTACAACACCGTGGTCCCAAGCTCGGGCAAGGTGCTGACCGGCGGTGTCGATGCAAACGCCCTGCAGCGTCCCAAGCGCTTCTTCGGTGCTGCACGTAACATCGAGGAGGGCGGATCGCTCTCGATCATCGCCACCGCGCTGATCGATACCGGCAGCCGGATGGACGAGGTTATCTTCGAAGAATTCAAGGGCACCGGTAACTCGGAAATCGTGCTCGATCGCAAGGTTGCCGACAAGCGCATCTTCCCTGCACTCGACGTCGGCAAGTCGGGTACCCGCAAGGAAGAACTGCTGGTCGATCAGGGCCAGCTGTCGAAGATGTGGGTCCTGCGCCGTATCCTGATGCAGATGGGCACGGTCGACGCGATGGAATTCCTTCTCGACAAGATGAAGGATTCCAAGACCAACGAAGACTTCTTCGCGACCATGAACCAGTAAGCGTCGAACCTGCGCGGGATCGTCCTCACGCGGGGGCGGGGCGCAGGATAGACGAGCTTGCTTGCAGATTTGGCCCGGCGCGGCTTCCGGATTTTACCGGAGGCGGCCCGGGCCTTCTTGCATCGGCAGGAGCGCTCAATCTGCGCCTGCGACCTGCTCGAGGACTCAGGGTGGAATGAATCCAGCCAGGAAGCCGCGGCTAGCGATATGTCCGTTGCAGCCGCCTGGAAGGCCGCTGGTTACAAACTCATCGACTTCCCTCTCACGAGCCCGTTCAAGCGCGCAGCATCAATTCTGGGGCATCTACGAGGCCCCCCGGCGCGGCAGGCAAAGTGCGTGGGAGGTCAGACATGTTGCGCTTTCGACCGAGCGGGGTCACGCGGAAGCAACCATCCGACAATAGAATTTGGCAAACATTTCTGTTTTACCGGTGTGCAAGGGATCGCTGAAATCGCGGAATGATGGGATGGAACGGCTCATTTATACCAGCGTGGCACGTCCGGACATCGGGCCGGAAGAAATCGACAGCATCGTCCAATCGTCTGCACTCGCCAATCCGTTGAGAAGCGTAACGGGCTTCCTGATCTTCGATCACGGTTGTTTTTTCCAATACCTAGAAGGCCCAACGAACGAACTCGATGCACTGCTGGTCAAGATCAAGCGGGATCGACGCCATTCCGGCGTAAAGGTCAGGGCACGTTCGGCGGCTCGGTCGCCATTATTCGCAAGATGGCGCATGCAGCGGGTCAGGATCGGCGGCGAGGTCGAAAAGGACCTGCTGGCACGGTTTACCGCCGAGCATGAGACCCTGGAATTTGCGCGATTGTTGCGCAGGTTCCCGAAGGAGAAACCGGACTTGGCCATTATCCGGCCTTCTGGCGATCCAGCTGCGCGGCCATCATTTCCCAGACCTTGTTGATCGCCTTGAGCGGCCTGACCATCACCTTGAAATCGGTGATCATGCCGTCATCGTCGAAGGTGATCATGTCGATCCCGTTGACATGGATGCCGTCCATTTCGGTTGTGAATTCGAGAACGGCTTCATTGCCATCGACGATCTCGCGCACATAGGTGAAGCTGTCGTTGTTTAGCGTCTGCCCTGCTGCCGAAAGGTAGGAGACGACGATCGGCCGGCCGCGCTGCGGCGTGTGGACGACCGGCGAATGGAACACGGCTTCTTCGCGTATGATCGCCGACAGGGCAGCGGGATCATTACCGCCTTCGATCACCTCGTACCATTTCTTCAGACCTTCAACTGCACTCATCCCACCCTCCTGAAAGTATCCGCACTTGCTGCGTTCCAATGTCGTGCCAGCTTGGTCGAGTCCGGGTCATCGAGCAAGATGCCTTCGGGGACGAAGCTGTAAATCCGGTCGATCGAATCCGATCGCGCGCCGTTGACGCGTTCCCGCATGTCGTGGGGTGCGATGTCCCACGGTGTTTGCAGACCCATGGCCACCACGATTTCGCGCAAGGAATGGACCGTCTGTTTCTGGAAGCGCGCCACCCGAGGTGCCTTGTCCTCAACCACCAGGCCGCGCTGGCGCCATGCCTGCTGTGTGGCGACACCGGTCGGGCAATTTCCGGTGTGGCATTGCATCGACTGGATGCAGCCGAGCGAAAACATGAATGGGCGCGCCGCGTTGCACCAGTCGGCGCCCAGAGCAAACGCCTTGGCCATTTGCGCGCCAGAATGGATCTTGCCCGACGCGGCTACGGCGACCTTGTCCTTCATCCGGGTCCCGACGAGAGCATTGCGGATGAAGATCAGGCCTTCGCGCAGGGGCATGCCGACCGAGTTCGACAGTTCAAGGGGCGCGGCGCCGGTGCCGCCTTCCGCCCCGTCGACCGTGATGAAATCGGGATGAAGACCAGTTTTCTGCATCGCCTTGGCAATCGCCATGACCTCGTGCGGCTGGCCGACGCAAAGCTTGATTCCCACCGGCTTGCCGCCTGAAAGCTCGCGCAGCTTGGCGACCCATTCGAGCATTTCCACGGGCGTGGAAAAGGTCGAGTGCGCGGCGGGGGAATAGACGGTTTCGCCAACGGGAACGCCGCGTGCCTCTGCAATCTCTTTGGTTACTTTTGCACCTGGCAAAACACCGCCATGACCCGGTTTTGCACCTTGGCTCAGCTTGATTTCGATCATCTTGACCTGATCGCTGGTGGAATTTTCGGCAAAAAGGGCTGGGTCGAAGCTGCCATCTTTCGCCCGCGCGCCGAAATACCCGCTGCCGAGCTCCCAGATCAGATCGCCTCCCGGCGAACGATGATAGCGGCTGATGCTTCCTTCGCCTGTATTGTGGGCGAAACCGCCCAGCTTGGCGCCCGCATTGAGAGCCTCGATTGCCCGGGCCGACAACGAACCGAAACTCATGGCCGAGATATTGAGGAGGGCCGTGTCGTAGGGCTTGGCACAAGTGTCTTCACCGACGCGCTTCCGCCAGTATTCCGGCGCACCTTCGTCGGGTACGACCGAGTGGCTGAGCCATTCGTACTCGTCCGAATAGACGTCGAGCTCGGTACCCATCGGATGTGCGTCAAGGTCACCTTTGGCGCGCGCATAGACAAGTGCCCGCGCCTGGTGGCTGAACGGGCGGCCCTCCAGATCGCCTTCGACGAAATAGCTTTGCGCAAAGGGGCGGAGGTCTTCCGCCACCCAGCGGATGCGGGCGATCAGCGGATAATTTCGCCTAAGTGTATGATCGTGCTGAAAAAAATCCCACCACGCGACTGCGGCCATTATTCCAAGGAGTACTATCACCGGCCACAGCGAGGTCTGGTGGAGCACCAGCCATGCTGATCCGGCGAGGGCGGTCAGGAGCAGCGGGATGATATGGCGCCAGGGCACGGCGACGGCCCCTTAGCAGAGGTTCTCCCTGAAGAATTCCGCAGTACGGCTGTCGGCCAGATTGGCGGCATCTTCGGCGCGGCGCTTGCCGAATTCGGTCGCAAAGCCGTGATCCAGCCCTTCGTAATCGTAGAGTGTGACCTTCGGGTGGTCGTCCAGCCCTTCGTGCATGGCTTTTTGCGTGTCCTTGTCGACGAACCCGTCCTCGGTCGGGATGTGCAGCAGCAGGGGATTGGCGATCGCGTGCTTTTCACCCAGCAGGCCGTCGATCCCGACGCCGTAGTAGCCAACCGATGCATCGATATCGGTGCGCGATGCGGTCATGTAGGCCAGGCGGCCGCCGAGGCAGTAACCTACGCAACCAACCTTTTCGACGCCCTCGGACGAGCGGATGAACTTGATCGTTGCCTCGATATCGCGAACGCCCTGGTCCTGATCGAACTTGCCCATCAGCTCGAGCGCGCGCTGGAATTCGGGCTCGACATCGGGGTCCAGCTCCACACCGGGTTCCAGCCTCCAGAAGAGATCGGGCGCGACAGCCAGGTATCCCTCCTCGGCCAACCTGTCGCATTTGCGTCGGATTCCGGCATTCACACCAAAGATTTCCTGGATCACGAGGATGGCGGCCTGCGGCGTTCCGGCCGGGCGGGCAACATAGCCCGTGAACTCGCCGTCGTTTTCGAGGGTCGCGATCGTTGCAGTCTCGGTCATCGTGAACTTGCTCCTTCGGTGGACTTCGTCTCTTGTTGGGTTAGGGCTTATCCATTGCGGCGGTCGATTGCCAAACGCAAATCTGGCCCCATATGCATTTGATCGGGGGAGGACCCCGCAGGGGCTTAACGGAGAAGACGCGATGAAGGTCCATATCGAGATAGATTGCACGCCCGAAGAAGCACGCAGCTTCATGGGCCTGCCCGACGTGTCGAAAGCAAATTCGGTCTATGTCGATGGCATCGCCAAGGCGATGAAGGGTGTGAGCAACCCTGACCAGTTGCAGGAATATGCCAAGCAGCTGGCACCCATGGGCCAGGTCGGACTGAAGCTGTTCCAGAGCTTCGTGGAAGGCGGGATGAAGGCCGGTGCTGCCGGAATGGGCGCCGGTTCGTCGAAGAAAGACGACGACTAGGCTTCTTGTTCCCCAATGACCGATACGATTTTCGCGCTTTCGAGCGGTGCCCCGCCGGCTGCCATCGGTGTCATCAGGGTCAGCGGTCCGCAGGCAGGATTTGCGCTGGAGGCACTATCCGGTCGAGAATTCGAGCCGCGCCTGGCTAAGCTGGCGTATCTCCGCGACGAATCCGGCGAAATTCTGGACCAGGCGCTGGTCCTGTGGTTTCCCGGTCCCAATACAGCCACTGGCGAAGATCTTGCCGAATTGCACTGTCACGGTGGCCGCGCGGTCGTCGCCGCGATCGAGAGAACCCTCGATCGGATGGATGGCGTGCGCCGCGCCCAACCGGGCGAATTTACGCGCCGTGCCTTTGCCAATGGCCGGATCGACCTTGCCGAAGCGGAAGGGCTGGCCGATCTCCTGAGTGCCGAAACCGAACTGAAGCGCGGCGCTGCCATGGCGATGGCGGGAGGAGCGTTTTCGGCGAAGGTCGAGGAATGGCGTTCGCGTATCCTCGCTCTGTCAGCCCAGGTCGAGGCCGTGCTCGACTTCGACGATGAGGACGACGTTTCCGAACTCCCTGCGACATTCCTGGAGACGGTTGTGGCTTTGCATGGAGAATTGGTGGACTGGCTTGCGCGGCCGCCGGCAGAACGTCTGGGCGAGGGCTATCGTATCGTACTTGCAGGCCCTCCGAATGCAGGAAAATCTACTCTTTTCAATGCGTTGACTGAAAGTGAGGCTGCAATCACGTCGCCGATAGCAGGTACGACCCGCGACGTTATCGAGCGATCTGTGGCGATCGAAGGCATCCCCTTCACCTTTGTCGACACCGCGGGTTTGCACGAAGCGCATTCGGACGAGATCGAGAAGATCGGCATCGACAGGGCACAGCAACAATTGGGCAGGGCCGACCTGGTCTTGTGGCTGGGTGTCTCGGAAGCAGCGCCCGCTGGTTCGTGGGACATCGAAGCACAGATCGATATTCCGGCCACTGAAGCCAAACCCAGTCCGCGATTTCGCGTTTCCGCTGTAAGCGGGGAGGGGATGGATGCATTCAGAGGCGCGATCGTCGCCGAGGGCCGGCAAGCGATGCCGAAACCCGGCGAGGTCGCGTTGAACAAACGCCAGCGATTGCTGGTTGCGGAAGCTGCCTCTGCGCTCGACGACGCCAGAATGCACAGCGATCCCCTGCTGGTGGCAGAAAATTTCAGGCGTGTGCGCATTGCCTTCGATCGGCTGATCGGAAGAGCAACAACAGAAGATATGCTCGAC from Altererythrobacter epoxidivorans encodes the following:
- the mnmE gene encoding tRNA uridine-5-carboxymethylaminomethyl(34) synthesis GTPase MnmE, coding for MTDTIFALSSGAPPAAIGVIRVSGPQAGFALEALSGREFEPRLAKLAYLRDESGEILDQALVLWFPGPNTATGEDLAELHCHGGRAVVAAIERTLDRMDGVRRAQPGEFTRRAFANGRIDLAEAEGLADLLSAETELKRGAAMAMAGGAFSAKVEEWRSRILALSAQVEAVLDFDDEDDVSELPATFLETVVALHGELVDWLARPPAERLGEGYRIVLAGPPNAGKSTLFNALTESEAAITSPIAGTTRDVIERSVAIEGIPFTFVDTAGLHEAHSDEIEKIGIDRAQQQLGRADLVLWLGVSEAAPAGSWDIEAQIDIPATEAKPSPRFRVSAVSGEGMDAFRGAIVAEGRQAMPKPGEVALNKRQRLLVAEAASALDDARMHSDPLLVAENFRRVRIAFDRLIGRATTEDMLDALFGRFCIGK
- the rho gene encoding transcription termination factor Rho; its protein translation is MHLKELKQKTPAELVSMAEELGVEGASTMRRQDLMFCILRELAEDEEYEEKIMGIGTIEVLQDGFGFLRSPEANYLAGPDDIYVSPNQIRKWGLRTGDTVEGEIRAPKEGERYFALTSLTSVNFDDPEAVRHRTNFDNLTPLYPDEKLTLDTLDPTVKDKSARVIDIIAPQGKGQRALIVAPPRTGKTVLLQNIAKAITDNHPEVFLLVLLVDERPEEVTDMQRSVNGEVISSTFDEPANRHVQVAEMVIEKAKRLVEHKKDVVILLDSITRLGRAYNTVVPSSGKVLTGGVDANALQRPKRFFGAARNIEEGGSLSIIATALIDTGSRMDEVIFEEFKGTGNSEIVLDRKVADKRIFPALDVGKSGTRKEELLVDQGQLSKMWVLRRILMQMGTVDAMEFLLDKMKDSKTNEDFFATMNQ
- a CDS encoding DUF6489 family protein is translated as MKVHIEIDCTPEEARSFMGLPDVSKANSVYVDGIAKAMKGVSNPDQLQEYAKQLAPMGQVGLKLFQSFVEGGMKAGAAGMGAGSSKKDDD
- a CDS encoding nuclear transport factor 2 family protein, which codes for MSAVEGLKKWYEVIEGGNDPAALSAIIREEAVFHSPVVHTPQRGRPIVVSYLSAAGQTLNNDSFTYVREIVDGNEAVLEFTTEMDGIHVNGIDMITFDDDGMITDFKVMVRPLKAINKVWEMMAAQLDRQKAG
- a CDS encoding BLUF domain-containing protein; this translates as MERLIYTSVARPDIGPEEIDSIVQSSALANPLRSVTGFLIFDHGCFFQYLEGPTNELDALLVKIKRDRRHSGVKVRARSAARSPLFARWRMQRVRIGGEVEKDLLARFTAEHETLEFARLLRRFPKEKPDLAIIRPSGDPAARPSFPRPC
- the hemE gene encoding uroporphyrinogen decarboxylase; this encodes MPGFLLDTLKGKRSDKVPMWLMRQAGRYLPEYRALRAEKGGFLDLVYDSDAAAEVTLQPIDRFGFDGAILFSDILIVPHAMGQGLEFLAGEGPKLSPRLLDADLEGFTPHPERYEAVYETVRKCVARLPDGVTMLGFAGSPWTVATYMVNGEGSRDQHDTRALAYRDRGRFQAIIDAITAETVTYLRGQIDAGAEAVQLFDSWAGSLAPDEFERWVVAPNARIVSELKQSHPETPIIGFPKGAGAKLVDYARETGVDAIGMDETLDPVWVNENLPDGMPVQGNLDPLLLLAGGEPLTERIRFILDTFADRPHVFNLGHGIGQHTPIENVERLVATVRG
- the hemJ gene encoding protoporphyrinogen oxidase HemJ; this translates as MQDVLAMTYFWLKAGHIIFVIFWMAGLFMLPRLFVYHQEAPEGSEEAARYVERERRLLKIILLPSIIVVWVLGLMLAMTTGAFSQGWFHAKLLFVIVLSGYHGWLSAYAKKLARGERSMDGKTLRLLNEVPGLAAVVIVILVVIKPF
- a CDS encoding dienelactone hydrolase family protein — its product is MTETATIATLENDGEFTGYVARPAGTPQAAILVIQEIFGVNAGIRRKCDRLAEEGYLAVAPDLFWRLEPGVELDPDVEPEFQRALELMGKFDQDQGVRDIEATIKFIRSSEGVEKVGCVGYCLGGRLAYMTASRTDIDASVGYYGVGIDGLLGEKHAIANPLLLHIPTEDGFVDKDTQKAMHEGLDDHPKVTLYDYEGLDHGFATEFGKRRAEDAANLADSRTAEFFRENLC
- a CDS encoding FMN-binding glutamate synthase family protein, with amino-acid sequence MPWRHIIPLLLTALAGSAWLVLHQTSLWPVIVLLGIMAAVAWWDFFQHDHTLRRNYPLIARIRWVAEDLRPFAQSYFVEGDLEGRPFSHQARALVYARAKGDLDAHPMGTELDVYSDEYEWLSHSVVPDEGAPEYWRKRVGEDTCAKPYDTALLNISAMSFGSLSARAIEALNAGAKLGGFAHNTGEGSISRYHRSPGGDLIWELGSGYFGARAKDGSFDPALFAENSTSDQVKMIEIKLSQGAKPGHGGVLPGAKVTKEIAEARGVPVGETVYSPAAHSTFSTPVEMLEWVAKLRELSGGKPVGIKLCVGQPHEVMAIAKAMQKTGLHPDFITVDGAEGGTGAAPLELSNSVGMPLREGLIFIRNALVGTRMKDKVAVAASGKIHSGAQMAKAFALGADWCNAARPFMFSLGCIQSMQCHTGNCPTGVATQQAWRQRGLVVEDKAPRVARFQKQTVHSLREIVVAMGLQTPWDIAPHDMRERVNGARSDSIDRIYSFVPEGILLDDPDSTKLARHWNAASADTFRRVG